One genomic region from Lysobacterales bacterium encodes:
- a CDS encoding response regulator transcription factor — protein sequence MDAPEPRAAVLDVLIVDDEPLARQRLQDLLADLPNVRVVGEVGDGRQAVDACAQLCPDVVLLDIAMPVMDGLEAARHLASDPTAPAVVFCTAYDEHALAAFEARAIDYLLKPVRAERLAAALERARSLGRARANERLQALPKTQARTHLCARLRGSLRLIPVADVVYLQAEEKYVVVHHLGGQDLIEDSLKALEQEFPERFLRIHRNCLVARSELRELRRGNDGQVHALLKRSADALEISRRCLPQIRQLLKHL from the coding sequence ATGGATGCCCCGGAACCCCGCGCTGCCGTCCTCGACGTCCTGATCGTCGACGACGAGCCCCTTGCCCGCCAGCGTCTGCAGGATCTGCTCGCGGACCTTCCCAACGTGCGCGTAGTCGGCGAAGTCGGCGACGGTCGTCAGGCAGTCGATGCCTGCGCCCAGCTGTGTCCCGACGTGGTGCTGCTGGATATCGCGATGCCAGTGATGGACGGCCTGGAGGCGGCCCGTCACCTGGCGTCGGATCCCACCGCACCCGCGGTGGTGTTCTGCACCGCCTACGACGAGCACGCGCTGGCTGCCTTCGAAGCCCGCGCCATCGACTACCTGCTGAAGCCAGTGCGCGCCGAGCGCCTCGCGGCGGCGCTGGAGCGGGCTCGCTCCCTGGGCCGCGCCCGTGCAAACGAGCGACTGCAGGCGCTGCCCAAGACCCAGGCACGTACGCATCTTTGCGCGCGGCTGCGCGGCAGCCTGCGGCTGATTCCTGTCGCCGATGTCGTCTATCTGCAAGCCGAAGAGAAGTACGTGGTGGTCCATCACCTCGGCGGTCAGGACCTGATCGAGGATTCGCTGAAGGCGCTGGAGCAGGAGTTCCCCGAGCGCTTCCTGCGCATCCATCGCAACTGCCTTGTCGCCCGCAGCGAGCTGCGCGAGCTGCGTCGCGGCAACGATGGGCAGGTGCACGCGCTGCTGAAGCGCAGCGCCGATGCGCTCGAGATCAGCCGCCGCTGCCTTCCCCAGATTCGTCAACTGCTGAAGCATCTATGA
- a CDS encoding sensor histidine kinase translates to MHSAPLDDWLPDFCRVPTLFVVMVAAQIIVLAAVLMPGAAGDPAEAGSRLFVASVFAQWLALLASVLLCKLRPLVLRLKPRALSIAAGWLVPTLATLVGAGVVHQLDVTLKVGLTVPTGHGLQFALSCAAVAGLLSAALLRYFYVQQLWQAQVQASAQAEVRALQARIRPHFLFNSLNSIISLVRRDPATAERAIEDLSEVFRAALGAGQGDWSLGEEFELIDRYLGIERLRLGERLRLRIDLEPGWPQTLRLPRLLLQPLVENAILHGVARLPQGGEVHIELRAIDGGVRIEIGNPCPPQAGNGGNRHALTSIEQRLQHFFGPSAWMTVVPAPDYYAVTLWMPRNPALPSSTS, encoded by the coding sequence ATGCACAGCGCCCCGCTCGATGACTGGCTGCCCGACTTCTGCCGCGTGCCCACCCTGTTCGTGGTGATGGTCGCCGCGCAGATCATCGTGCTGGCCGCCGTGCTCATGCCCGGTGCGGCCGGCGACCCCGCTGAAGCCGGTTCGCGCCTGTTCGTCGCCAGTGTGTTCGCGCAGTGGCTGGCGCTGTTGGCCAGCGTGCTGCTGTGCAAGCTGCGGCCGCTGGTGCTGCGGCTCAAGCCGCGTGCGCTGTCGATCGCGGCGGGCTGGTTGGTGCCGACCTTGGCGACCCTGGTGGGCGCCGGGGTCGTGCATCAGCTCGACGTGACCCTGAAAGTCGGGCTCACCGTGCCGACAGGCCACGGACTGCAGTTCGCGCTGTCCTGCGCGGCCGTAGCGGGTCTGCTGTCGGCGGCGCTGCTGCGCTACTTCTACGTGCAGCAGCTGTGGCAGGCGCAGGTACAGGCCAGCGCCCAGGCCGAAGTGCGCGCCCTGCAGGCGCGCATCCGCCCGCACTTCCTGTTCAACAGCTTGAACAGCATCATCAGCCTCGTGCGCCGCGACCCGGCGACCGCCGAACGCGCCATCGAGGATCTCTCGGAAGTCTTTCGTGCCGCCTTGGGCGCAGGCCAGGGTGACTGGTCGCTGGGCGAGGAGTTCGAGCTGATCGATCGCTATCTCGGCATCGAGCGCCTGCGTCTTGGCGAACGCCTGCGCCTGCGCATCGACCTCGAACCCGGCTGGCCGCAGACACTGCGCCTGCCGCGGCTGTTGCTGCAGCCGCTGGTCGAGAACGCCATCCTGCACGGCGTGGCCCGTCTGCCGCAGGGAGGCGAGGTTCACATCGAGCTGCGCGCCATCGATGGCGGCGTGCGCATCGAGATCGGCAACCCCTGCCCGCCGCAGGCGGGCAACGGCGGCAATCGCCATGCCTTGACCAGTATCGAGCAGCGCCTGCAGCACTTTTTTGGCCCGAGCGCGTGGATGACCGTGGTCCCGGCTCCCGACTACTATGCGGTGACTTTATGGATGCCCCGGAACCCCGCGCTGCCGTCCTCGACGTCCTGA
- a CDS encoding sodium-dependent bicarbonate transport family permease, giving the protein MFDVVVLFFLLGLVARLAKSDLRLPEAVYEVLSIYLLLAIGLKGGIELSKHSLSDLLPQVFATMALGFAIPLLLFPALRLLRFASADSASLAAHYGSVSVVTFAVATAALDRAGVAYESHAALWVAVMEAPALVAGILLARMSRLKDVRWGALGHEVLFGKSVLLLAGGLAIGAIAGVEGSKAIAPVFIDPFRGILALFLLELGLVAGGRLREIGPFGPRLLLIGIGFPPLLAVLGALTGVALELSVGGIAILATLAASASYIAAPTAMRMAVPEANAALSITAALGISFPFNVIIGIPLYLKLAHWLGGTPA; this is encoded by the coding sequence ATGTTCGATGTCGTCGTGCTTTTCTTCCTGCTGGGCCTGGTCGCGCGCCTGGCTAAATCCGATCTGCGCCTGCCGGAAGCGGTGTACGAGGTGCTGTCGATCTATCTGCTCTTGGCGATCGGTCTAAAGGGCGGCATCGAGCTGTCGAAGCATTCGCTCAGCGACCTGCTGCCGCAAGTCTTCGCCACGATGGCGCTCGGCTTCGCGATTCCGCTGCTGCTGTTTCCCGCGCTGCGTCTGCTGCGCTTCGCGAGCGCGGACAGCGCCTCGCTGGCGGCGCACTACGGCTCGGTCAGCGTGGTCACCTTCGCGGTGGCCACGGCCGCCCTTGACCGCGCCGGCGTGGCCTACGAATCGCACGCCGCGCTGTGGGTCGCGGTGATGGAGGCTCCCGCGCTGGTCGCCGGCATCCTGCTCGCGCGGATGTCGCGCCTCAAGGACGTGCGCTGGGGCGCGCTGGGTCATGAAGTGCTATTCGGCAAGTCCGTGCTGCTGCTGGCGGGCGGCCTCGCGATCGGGGCAATAGCCGGCGTCGAAGGCAGCAAGGCCATCGCGCCGGTCTTCATCGATCCCTTCCGCGGCATTCTTGCGCTGTTTCTGCTTGAGCTCGGCCTGGTCGCGGGCGGGCGACTGCGCGAGATCGGCCCCTTCGGCCCGCGCCTGCTGTTGATCGGCATCGGCTTTCCGCCGCTGCTGGCCGTACTGGGCGCGCTGACGGGCGTGGCGCTGGAGCTGTCGGTGGGCGGCATCGCCATTCTCGCCACGCTGGCGGCAAGCGCCAGCTACATCGCAGCGCCCACCGCGATGCGCATGGCCGTGCCTGAGGCCAACGCGGCACTGTCGATCACGGCGGCGCTGGGCATCAGCTTCCCTTTCAACGTCATCATCGGCATTCCGCTCTACCTCAAGCTCGCCCACTGGCTGGGAGGCACGCCCGCATGA
- a CDS encoding carboxylesterase, which produces MLECIEIETGPQPRHSVIWLHGLGADGHDFEPIVPELVKPGWPSLRFVFPHAPVRPITMNGGMRMRGWYDIYGLELMAIEDEAGILASVAEVERLLARERQRGVDSHRILLAGFSQGGAVALAAGLTQPERLAGIVALSTYLPIAAQVAARRAPIQAGLPLFVGHGAVDPIVPQALGLAARQRLQDWGHTVDWHSYGMPHSVCAEEIRDLSGWMERHLLGEQR; this is translated from the coding sequence ATGCTGGAATGCATCGAGATCGAAACCGGACCGCAGCCGCGCCACAGCGTGATCTGGCTGCATGGCCTGGGTGCCGATGGCCACGACTTCGAACCCATCGTGCCTGAGCTGGTAAAGCCCGGCTGGCCGTCGCTGCGCTTCGTGTTCCCCCATGCGCCGGTGCGCCCGATCACCATGAACGGCGGCATGCGCATGCGCGGCTGGTACGACATCTACGGCCTGGAACTCATGGCGATCGAGGATGAGGCCGGCATTCTCGCCTCGGTGGCTGAGGTCGAGCGTCTGCTGGCGCGTGAGCGCCAGCGCGGCGTCGACAGTCACCGCATCTTGCTTGCCGGCTTTTCGCAGGGCGGTGCCGTGGCACTGGCGGCGGGTCTCACCCAGCCCGAGCGACTCGCCGGCATCGTCGCGCTCTCGACCTATCTGCCGATTGCAGCGCAGGTCGCAGCGCGGCGCGCGCCGATCCAGGCCGGCCTGCCGCTGTTTGTCGGACACGGTGCAGTGGACCCGATCGTGCCGCAGGCGCTGGGCCTTGCAGCGCGCCAGCGGCTGCAGGACTGGGGGCATACGGTCGACTGGCACAGCTACGGCATGCCGCACAGCGTCTGCGCCGAGGAGATCCGCGACCTGTCCGGATGGATGGAGCGGCATCTGCTGGGCGAGCAGCGGTAA
- a CDS encoding transcriptional regulator, with product MTLPKHPRTLLVIIAEAALEKSLARDVRRLGAQGYTVYDVRGAGHSGIREGSWEADRSIEMKVICEAEVADRIAAHVLAEYGANFGLTLFFADVEVLRPGKY from the coding sequence ATGACCTTGCCCAAACATCCTCGCACCCTGCTCGTGATCATTGCCGAGGCCGCGCTTGAGAAGTCGCTGGCGCGCGATGTGCGCCGGCTGGGCGCGCAGGGCTACACCGTGTACGACGTGCGCGGTGCGGGCCACAGCGGCATCCGCGAAGGCAGCTGGGAGGCCGACCGCAGCATCGAGATGAAGGTGATCTGCGAGGCCGAAGTCGCCGATCGCATCGCCGCCCACGTGCTGGCCGAGTACGGCGCCAATTTCGGCTTGACCCTGTTCTTTGCCGACGTCGAAGTGCTGCGGCCCGGCAAGTACTGA
- the hemC gene encoding hydroxymethylbilane synthase has product MTRTLRIATRKSALALWQTEHVAARLRDLHPGIAIELVPLSTRGDEVLDRSLSAIGGKGLFLKELEEAMLRDEADLAVHSLKDVPMALEGPFVLPAVLERANPFDAFVSNAYADIAALPEGARVGTSSLRRRAQIKAQRPDLDIVDLRGNVNTRLAKLDAGEYAAIVLACAGLERLGFDARIRATLSPPRVLPAASQGAIAIECREDAADVRTLLATLDHAPTRRCVDAERAMNLALGGSCHAAIAAYCIEQGERLRLRGWVGDAGSGAGIGVDLEGKSSAPEALGLRAAEALRAQGAERLLASA; this is encoded by the coding sequence ATGACCCGAACTCTGCGGATCGCCACCCGCAAGAGCGCGCTCGCGCTGTGGCAAACGGAACACGTCGCGGCCCGCCTGCGTGACTTGCATCCTGGCATCGCCATCGAACTGGTGCCGCTGTCCACACGCGGCGACGAGGTGCTCGATCGTTCGCTGTCGGCGATCGGCGGCAAGGGCCTGTTCCTCAAGGAGCTCGAAGAAGCCATGCTGCGCGATGAGGCCGACCTCGCCGTGCATTCGCTGAAGGACGTGCCGATGGCGCTTGAGGGGCCCTTCGTGCTGCCGGCTGTGCTGGAGCGTGCGAATCCTTTCGATGCGTTCGTCAGCAATGCCTACGCCGATATCGCGGCGCTGCCCGAGGGCGCGCGCGTGGGCACGTCCTCGCTGCGTCGACGCGCGCAGATCAAGGCGCAGCGCCCTGACCTTGACATCGTCGACCTGCGCGGCAACGTCAACACGCGCCTGGCCAAGCTCGATGCGGGCGAATACGCGGCCATCGTGCTGGCCTGCGCGGGTCTCGAGCGATTGGGCTTCGATGCGCGCATCCGCGCGACGCTGAGTCCGCCTCGGGTGCTTCCGGCGGCCTCGCAAGGCGCCATCGCGATCGAGTGTCGCGAAGATGCAGCGGATGTTCGCACCCTGCTGGCCACCCTCGACCACGCCCCCACGCGCCGCTGCGTGGACGCAGAGCGGGCCATGAACCTCGCTTTGGGCGGCAGCTGTCACGCTGCGATTGCGGCGTACTGCATCGAGCAGGGCGAGCGTCTGCGTCTGCGCGGCTGGGTGGGCGATGCGGGCAGCGGCGCAGGCATTGGTGTCGATCTGGAAGGTAAGTCGTCCGCGCCAGAAGCCCTTGGGCTGCGTGCAGCCGAAGCCTTGCGCGCCCAGGGCGCCGAGCGATTGCTCGCCAGTGCTTGA
- a CDS encoding DUF1501 domain-containing protein — MSRIHFDKRRDFLKGAACMAASGAAATFVPQLSMMGTALAQSAPTGYKALVCIYLSGGNDSWNLLIPSDTSTQIPVAGRTALAPYGPTPYGWYVTSRGGLFQGSGSQLGIPLVGGGAAGQLPNALALQGVPYALNPAAANNAGLGTETGLRRMFNQGRLAFIANVGPLVEPVRRQNFNTWKRPPQLYSHNDQTNLWQIGGGDNSSQPSGWGGRMAGRLLGSSPASGLSPCISISGQTRFLVGEYGGGQPVIPYRLSTSGTNPATSLNNYGGGNLAGTKRREVLESLLNTTYPQAFSNEYGQIVDRSMNLSTGINQAIGLLGTDTRFTQAQGGNAISFNAAVNNIPGSGLGNQLRQVARMIAVSRPGVSGFSIAANRQVFYVSTGGYDTHDAQIPAAAPVNGTWGGHQGLLQQVAQAVHFFYEAIAVLNNVPGYSGVLNEVMGFTQSEFARTINSNGSGTDHAWGAVQMVFGRPASEGGPLNGGQIYGRYPLQLLNRSFSGSPDLLGESFNRGEFLPTTSVDQMSATFARWMGVSAVDVPVLFPNIGAFTNGSHPNAAVMAYNTQTVPFITV; from the coding sequence ATGTCCCGCATCCATTTCGACAAGCGCCGTGACTTCCTGAAGGGCGCCGCCTGCATGGCGGCCTCCGGCGCCGCCGCAACCTTCGTGCCCCAGCTGTCCATGATGGGCACCGCTCTCGCGCAGTCCGCGCCCACCGGCTACAAGGCCCTGGTCTGCATTTATCTGTCCGGCGGCAACGACTCCTGGAACCTGTTGATCCCGTCCGATACGAGCACCCAGATTCCGGTCGCCGGCCGCACGGCGCTTGCGCCCTATGGCCCCACGCCCTACGGCTGGTACGTGACTTCGCGAGGCGGGCTGTTTCAGGGTTCGGGCTCGCAGTTGGGTATTCCGCTGGTCGGCGGAGGCGCGGCGGGTCAGCTGCCCAACGCCCTGGCCCTGCAAGGCGTGCCCTATGCCCTCAACCCGGCGGCGGCGAACAACGCAGGGCTGGGCACGGAGACCGGTCTGCGCCGCATGTTCAATCAGGGGCGGTTGGCTTTCATCGCCAACGTCGGTCCGCTGGTCGAGCCGGTGCGCCGTCAGAACTTCAACACCTGGAAGCGCCCGCCGCAGCTGTATTCGCACAACGACCAGACCAACCTCTGGCAGATCGGCGGCGGCGACAACTCGTCGCAGCCGAGCGGCTGGGGCGGTCGCATGGCCGGCCGGCTTCTCGGGTCTTCACCCGCCAGCGGTCTGTCGCCCTGCATCTCGATCAGCGGCCAGACGCGCTTTCTGGTCGGTGAGTACGGCGGTGGGCAGCCGGTGATCCCCTATCGCTTGTCCACCAGCGGCACCAATCCCGCGACTTCACTGAACAACTACGGCGGTGGCAACCTGGCGGGTACCAAGCGCCGCGAAGTGCTGGAGAGCCTGCTGAACACCACCTACCCGCAGGCTTTCAGCAACGAGTACGGCCAGATCGTCGATCGCTCGATGAACCTGTCGACCGGCATCAATCAGGCGATCGGCCTGCTCGGCACCGACACCCGCTTCACCCAGGCCCAAGGCGGCAACGCGATCTCGTTCAACGCGGCGGTCAACAACATTCCCGGTTCCGGTCTGGGCAATCAGCTGCGTCAGGTGGCGCGCATGATTGCGGTCTCCCGGCCGGGGGTCAGCGGCTTCAGCATCGCCGCCAATCGCCAGGTGTTCTATGTCAGCACCGGCGGCTACGACACCCACGATGCGCAGATCCCGGCGGCCGCTCCTGTCAATGGCACCTGGGGAGGCCACCAGGGTTTGCTGCAGCAGGTCGCGCAGGCGGTGCATTTCTTCTACGAAGCGATCGCTGTGCTCAACAACGTCCCGGGCTACAGCGGCGTCCTGAACGAGGTGATGGGGTTCACCCAGAGCGAGTTCGCGCGCACGATCAACTCCAACGGCAGCGGCACCGATCACGCCTGGGGCGCCGTGCAGATGGTGTTCGGTCGTCCCGCCAGCGAGGGCGGCCCACTCAATGGCGGCCAGATCTACGGACGCTACCCTCTGCAGCTGCTCAACCGGAGCTTCTCCGGAAGCCCCGATCTCCTCGGCGAGAGCTTCAATCGCGGCGAGTTCCTGCCCACCACGTCGGTGGACCAGATGTCAGCCACGTTCGCGCGCTGGATGGGCGTCAGCGCTGTGGATGTTCCGGTGCTGTTCCCGAACATCGGAGCTTTCACCAATGGCTCGCATCCCAACGCGGCGGTGATGGCCTACAACACCCAGACGGTGCCGTTCATCACCGTCTGA
- a CDS encoding entericidin A/B family lipoprotein, with protein MRIPTTVWRLAALALGLLVLAGCNTIQGAGKDLQRAGEKIEEAARR; from the coding sequence ATGCGCATTCCCACGACCGTCTGGCGCCTCGCGGCGCTCGCGCTCGGCCTGCTCGTGCTGGCCGGCTGCAACACCATCCAGGGCGCCGGCAAGGACTTGCAGCGCGCCGGCGAGAAGATCGAAGAGGCCGCGCGCCGTTGA
- a CDS encoding DUF1800 family protein, producing MTSARFTSLVLALASLAAVLFSPSSRADDPIFSNSFEVPFNSPANDGEAARFLNQATFGATAADITAVRNQSISGWLSAQLNLGTVTLSRPWLEAYTASLATGGVNQDMRVQRWYDVAVNAPDQVRQRVAWALSQFVVASDRDAFLIDQEIMMAEWNDILVRNALGNYRDLLREVSYSPMMGRYLTSLRNQRFLLLNSNGTYTAGNNGVQPDENYAREIMQLFSIGLLVRGKDFYTTFPDEQNPDLRKTTYNEDDIANLARVFTGLSHTCTQGASTAGGVPFNRNCGANDATACTGVGCRFGQGGSRLFNTSNIIADPIADRGLIHPDFYRPMVCYPAFHDTGRDNQGGQLPDPESTLVNLPPGSPGPNKRLVLGAVGGDRTLELIPSFDGLATLNCAAANLTPQQQQACVSYCEGGIDQAIDFLFNHPNTPPMVARQLIQRLVTSNPTPGYVERVADAFINNGSGVRGDMKTVVSAILLDVEARRPASHPEQPVNFGKVREPMLKMVALWRHFGARSGDTANIPATNPRGGQANPLAGQPSLRRWGPNNPQDIFQQRPHGAPSVFNFYEPDYKQPGAVATLGLFSPELQIVHEVSAVSVANELFTRICSGYGGNDCGNTFTLPTDRSYFPTAQIDAMPAVVPANANLASATLAQDMELINFFNVRMMGGTMSGADITSSFNCLNSEPGMKWRLMNALRCGGGLNENLNGGTNGTTNGTQAERKRRKALFLMHLVAISPEYSTQR from the coding sequence ATGACTTCCGCACGCTTCACCAGCTTGGTGCTGGCACTCGCCAGTCTCGCCGCCGTTCTGTTCTCCCCGAGCAGTCGGGCCGACGATCCGATCTTCTCGAACTCGTTCGAGGTGCCCTTCAACAGCCCCGCCAACGATGGCGAGGCGGCCCGGTTCCTGAACCAGGCCACTTTCGGCGCCACCGCTGCGGACATCACAGCGGTTCGCAACCAGAGCATCAGCGGCTGGCTGTCGGCGCAGCTGAATCTCGGCACCGTGACGCTGTCGCGGCCCTGGCTTGAGGCTTACACCGCGTCGCTGGCCACGGGCGGCGTTAACCAAGACATGCGCGTCCAGCGCTGGTACGACGTCGCGGTGAACGCGCCGGACCAGGTGCGCCAGCGGGTGGCGTGGGCTTTGTCGCAGTTCGTGGTGGCTTCCGACCGCGATGCGTTCCTGATCGATCAGGAAATCATGATGGCGGAGTGGAACGACATCCTCGTCCGCAACGCTTTGGGCAACTACCGAGATCTGCTGCGTGAGGTGAGCTACAGCCCGATGATGGGCCGCTACCTGACCTCGCTGCGCAACCAGCGATTCCTGCTGCTGAACTCGAACGGCACCTACACCGCGGGCAACAACGGCGTGCAGCCGGACGAGAACTACGCACGCGAGATCATGCAGCTGTTCTCGATCGGGCTGCTGGTGCGCGGCAAGGATTTCTACACCACGTTCCCTGACGAGCAGAACCCCGACCTTCGCAAGACCACCTACAACGAAGACGACATCGCCAACCTCGCGCGCGTCTTCACCGGCCTGTCCCACACCTGCACCCAGGGCGCTTCCACCGCTGGAGGAGTGCCGTTCAACCGCAACTGCGGCGCCAACGACGCGACGGCCTGTACGGGCGTGGGCTGTCGTTTCGGTCAGGGCGGCTCACGGCTGTTCAACACCTCGAACATCATCGCCGACCCGATCGCCGATCGTGGCCTGATCCATCCGGACTTCTACCGGCCGATGGTCTGCTACCCGGCCTTCCACGACACCGGACGCGACAACCAGGGTGGCCAGCTGCCGGATCCCGAGTCGACCTTGGTCAACCTGCCGCCGGGCTCGCCGGGCCCGAACAAGCGCCTGGTGCTGGGCGCCGTCGGTGGTGACCGCACCCTCGAACTCATTCCCAGCTTTGACGGCCTCGCCACGCTGAACTGCGCCGCTGCGAACCTGACGCCCCAGCAGCAGCAGGCCTGCGTCAGCTACTGCGAAGGCGGCATCGATCAGGCCATCGATTTCCTGTTCAACCACCCGAACACGCCGCCGATGGTGGCGCGCCAGCTGATCCAGCGTCTGGTCACTTCGAATCCGACCCCGGGCTACGTGGAGCGCGTGGCCGATGCCTTCATCAACAACGGCTCGGGCGTGCGCGGCGACATGAAGACCGTGGTGTCGGCGATCCTGCTCGACGTCGAAGCCCGTCGCCCTGCCAGCCACCCCGAGCAGCCGGTGAACTTCGGCAAGGTCCGCGAGCCCATGCTGAAGATGGTGGCGCTGTGGCGGCACTTCGGAGCGCGTTCTGGCGACACGGCGAACATTCCGGCGACCAATCCGCGCGGTGGTCAGGCCAACCCGCTGGCGGGTCAGCCGAGCCTGCGCCGCTGGGGCCCGAACAACCCGCAGGACATCTTCCAGCAGCGCCCGCACGGCGCGCCCTCGGTGTTCAACTTCTACGAGCCGGACTACAAGCAGCCGGGAGCCGTGGCAACCTTGGGCCTGTTCTCGCCGGAGCTGCAGATCGTCCACGAAGTGAGCGCGGTGTCGGTCGCCAATGAGCTGTTCACCCGCATCTGCTCGGGCTACGGCGGCAACGATTGCGGCAACACCTTCACCCTGCCGACCGACCGCTCCTACTTCCCGACCGCGCAGATCGATGCGATGCCAGCCGTGGTGCCCGCCAACGCCAACCTGGCCTCTGCGACCCTGGCCCAGGACATGGAGCTGATCAACTTCTTCAACGTCCGCATGATGGGCGGCACCATGAGCGGCGCCGACATCACCAGCAGCTTCAACTGCCTGAACTCCGAGCCGGGCATGAAGTGGCGGCTGATGAACGCGCTGCGCTGCGGCGGCGGCCTCAACGAGAACCTGAACGGCGGTACCAACGGCACCACCAACGGCACGCAGGCAGAGCGCAAGCGGCGCAAGGCGCTCTTCCTGATGCACCTGGTCGCCATTTCCCCCGAGTACAGCACCCAGCGCTGA
- a CDS encoding tryptophan--tRNA ligase gives MSRTRVLTGITTTGTPHLGNYVGAIRPAIAASADPNVDAFFFLADYHALIKCDEPARIQSSRMQIAATWLAAGLDPQRVHFYRQSDIPEIPELTWLLTCVTAKGMMNRAHAYKAATDANEAAGEDADAGVTMGLFSYPVLMAADILMFNAHRVPVGRDQVQHIEMARDIGARFNHLFGQGRSFFTLPEAVIEESVATLPGLDGRKMSKSYDNTIPLFEGGAKALREAVARVVTDSRLPGEPKDPEGNALALIFDAFASAEEASTFRADLRGGLGWGEAKQRLVERVERDIAPMRERYLAYMADPQRLEDILQAGAARARAIAAPLLAELREAVGLRRFVTAVGKTAETRAEREALPQLKQYRDADGQFYFKLLSAEGELLLQSSGYASPKKAGQALQQLRQCNPAELREGLSGRVSDEALQEIARAFAVLQAAEAERKARAAGG, from the coding sequence ATGTCCCGCACCCGCGTCCTCACCGGCATCACCACCACCGGCACCCCGCACCTTGGCAACTACGTCGGCGCGATCCGCCCGGCGATCGCCGCCAGCGCCGACCCGAACGTCGACGCCTTCTTCTTTCTCGCCGACTACCACGCCCTGATCAAGTGCGACGAGCCGGCGCGCATCCAGAGCTCGCGCATGCAGATCGCCGCGACCTGGCTGGCGGCCGGGCTGGACCCGCAGCGCGTGCACTTTTATCGGCAGTCGGACATCCCCGAGATTCCCGAGCTGACTTGGCTGCTGACCTGCGTCACCGCCAAGGGGATGATGAACCGGGCGCATGCCTACAAGGCCGCGACGGACGCCAATGAGGCGGCTGGCGAGGACGCCGATGCTGGCGTCACCATGGGCCTGTTCAGTTACCCGGTGTTGATGGCGGCGGACATCCTGATGTTCAACGCGCACAGGGTCCCGGTGGGCCGCGATCAGGTGCAGCACATCGAGATGGCGCGCGACATCGGCGCGCGCTTCAACCATCTGTTCGGGCAGGGGCGCAGCTTCTTCACCCTGCCGGAGGCGGTGATCGAGGAATCGGTGGCGACCTTGCCCGGACTCGACGGCCGCAAGATGTCGAAGAGCTACGACAACACCATCCCGCTGTTCGAGGGCGGCGCCAAGGCGCTGAGAGAGGCGGTGGCCCGCGTGGTCACCGACTCGCGCCTGCCCGGCGAGCCCAAAGACCCGGAAGGCAACGCTCTGGCCCTGATCTTCGACGCCTTCGCCAGCGCTGAAGAGGCCTCGACCTTCCGTGCCGATCTGCGCGGCGGCCTGGGCTGGGGCGAAGCCAAGCAGCGTCTGGTCGAGCGCGTCGAGCGCGATATCGCCCCCATGCGCGAGCGCTACCTGGCGTACATGGCCGACCCGCAGCGTCTGGAGGACATCCTGCAGGCCGGCGCGGCCCGGGCCCGGGCCATCGCCGCCCCGCTGCTGGCGGAGCTGCGCGAAGCGGTGGGCCTGCGTCGCTTCGTTACTGCGGTGGGCAAGACGGCCGAGACCAGGGCGGAACGGGAAGCGCTGCCCCAGCTCAAGCAGTACCGCGATGCCGACGGGCAGTTCTACTTCAAGCTGCTGTCGGCCGAGGGTGAGCTGCTGCTGCAGAGCTCGGGATACGCGTCGCCCAAGAAGGCCGGCCAGGCGTTGCAGCAGCTGCGCCAGTGCAATCCCGCCGAGCTGCGTGAGGGTCTGAGCGGACGCGTGAGCGATGAGGCGCTGCAGGAGATCGCGCGCGCCTTCGCGGTGCTGCAGGCCGCCGAAGCGGAGCGCAAGGCGCGCGCGGCGGGCGGCTGA